One genomic region from Bernardetia sp. encodes:
- a CDS encoding nitroreductase family protein has protein sequence MSKSILPNITKRWSPRAFSSKSISEEDLDLLFKAAGKAASSYNEQPWRFVYAHREDTQNFNLLLECLTEFNQKWAKNAAVLVATVAKKSFSNNGKPNAHSWHDIGLAMGNLSLQATSMDIYLHHMAGYDKEKTIESLNIRADYEPVTFVAIGYLGDKEQLPDNLKEQETPESPRKDVDEITFVGQMGK, from the coding sequence ATGTCAAAATCTATTTTGCCTAATATTACAAAACGTTGGAGTCCAAGAGCTTTTTCTTCAAAATCTATTTCTGAAGAAGACTTAGACTTACTCTTCAAAGCAGCAGGAAAGGCAGCTTCTAGTTATAATGAACAGCCTTGGCGATTTGTCTATGCACACAGAGAAGATACTCAAAACTTCAATTTACTTCTTGAATGTTTAACTGAATTTAATCAAAAATGGGCAAAAAATGCTGCCGTTTTGGTAGCAACAGTAGCCAAAAAGAGCTTCTCAAACAATGGTAAACCCAACGCACACTCGTGGCACGACATCGGATTAGCTATGGGAAATTTAAGCCTTCAAGCCACTTCAATGGATATTTATTTGCATCACATGGCAGGTTATGATAAAGAGAAAACTATAGAAAGTCTGAATATTAGAGCCGATTACGAGCCTGTTACTTTTGTGGCGATAGGGTATTTAGGAGACAAAGAACAACTCCCAGATAACTTGAAAGAGCAAGAAACACCAGAATCTCCTAGAAAAGATGTAGATGAAATTACTTTTGTAGGACAAATGGGAAAGTAA
- a CDS encoding tetratricopeptide repeat protein yields the protein MPVLCYSQSEDISLAEIDIQNRFVEDLYETKPEKALEKSEKLLQLSEKKKYKKGQVWAWFGKALYYEKMNKYSEVLKYINKAIKISELDTIKHNTAKLYLSKGKYLSKNGEMDSAINSLITAEKKVNYLEKKTKVNVQFEIYNTLGRSYERVGKIEKATEYYVKAVKHAQKNDFYRGEGTGLFNLGYIYELEKKYDKAEDCYKQSIKASQRAQDTSYIVYSNVYLSGIYSKKELPKESLKYLNYALKLAKEHQNKKSLGFVYFELADYYMKSNDLENTILYLEKSKRIDIENNDIEGVVLNYFQATKTYIKFKEYDLAIQKARQGLEKAKKSELKMYVMDFNLAISVIEEQRGNFEEAYKSYKIHSELRKSILNEQTVEKINELQTQYETEKKEQQITTLTQQNKIQELEVRNSYYTIAVLVVVALAVLVVVWVFFRQKNIIEKYEKEQAKLRWRRAQLNPHFFFNVLSALQTLLYEKREGEAIEYIAGFSTLMRTVLEESNKEKNSLEKEIEFLETYLSLEQLSLDFDYEIILESDDIEVEDIMIPSMVLQPFVENAIEHGLRKSVKGEKKITIKVIEKSLDTLEISVRDNGAGRSKERRKNHVSRALEITNDRKKLMKDAFDYHIIDHQDEEQNPTGTEVVFTLKI from the coding sequence ATGCCTGTACTTTGTTATTCTCAAAGTGAAGATATTTCTCTTGCAGAAATCGATATTCAAAATAGGTTTGTAGAGGATTTATATGAAACGAAGCCAGAAAAAGCTTTAGAAAAATCAGAAAAATTACTTCAACTATCAGAAAAGAAAAAATACAAAAAAGGACAGGTGTGGGCTTGGTTTGGAAAAGCTCTTTACTATGAAAAGATGAATAAGTATTCCGAAGTATTAAAATATATTAACAAAGCTATAAAGATAAGTGAGTTGGATACTATAAAACACAATACAGCTAAATTATATCTTTCTAAAGGTAAGTATCTTTCGAAAAATGGAGAAATGGATTCGGCTATAAACAGTCTCATAACAGCAGAGAAAAAAGTAAATTATTTAGAAAAAAAAACTAAAGTAAATGTACAATTTGAAATTTATAATACTTTAGGAAGAAGCTATGAAAGAGTTGGAAAAATAGAAAAAGCGACAGAGTATTATGTAAAGGCAGTAAAACACGCTCAAAAAAATGATTTTTATAGAGGAGAAGGTACTGGATTATTTAATCTAGGTTATATATATGAATTAGAAAAAAAATATGATAAAGCAGAAGACTGTTACAAACAAAGTATAAAAGCAAGTCAAAGAGCACAGGACACTTCTTATATTGTATATAGCAATGTATATTTATCAGGGATATACTCAAAAAAAGAACTGCCAAAAGAAAGTCTAAAATATTTGAATTATGCTTTGAAATTAGCTAAAGAACACCAGAACAAAAAAAGTTTAGGGTTTGTATATTTTGAGTTAGCAGATTATTATATGAAGTCTAATGATTTAGAAAATACGATACTTTACTTAGAGAAATCAAAGAGAATAGATATAGAGAATAACGATATAGAAGGTGTAGTATTAAATTACTTTCAAGCAACAAAAACATATATAAAATTCAAAGAGTATGATTTGGCAATACAAAAAGCAAGGCAAGGTTTAGAGAAAGCAAAAAAAAGTGAATTAAAAATGTATGTCATGGACTTCAACCTTGCTATCTCTGTGATTGAAGAGCAGAGAGGTAATTTTGAAGAAGCCTATAAAAGTTACAAAATACATTCAGAGTTAAGGAAATCCATTTTGAACGAACAAACTGTAGAAAAAATAAATGAACTCCAAACCCAATACGAAACAGAAAAAAAGGAACAGCAAATCACAACGCTAACTCAGCAAAATAAAATTCAAGAATTAGAAGTTAGAAATTCATATTATACTATTGCTGTTTTGGTAGTGGTGGCGTTGGCTGTTTTGGTGGTAGTTTGGGTATTCTTCAGACAGAAAAATATTATAGAAAAGTATGAAAAAGAGCAAGCAAAACTACGTTGGAGAAGAGCGCAGCTCAACCCTCATTTCTTTTTTAATGTTCTTTCAGCACTTCAAACTCTGCTCTATGAGAAAAGAGAAGGCGAAGCTATAGAATATATTGCAGGTTTTTCTACACTTATGAGAACAGTTTTAGAAGAATCTAACAAAGAAAAAAACTCACTTGAAAAGGAGATAGAATTTTTGGAAACCTATCTATCTTTAGAGCAACTTAGTCTAGACTTTGACTATGAAATTATCCTTGAATCAGACGATATAGAAGTGGAAGATATTATGATTCCGAGTATGGTATTACAACCTTTTGTAGAGAATGCTATCGAACACGGACTTCGAAAGTCTGTAAAAGGAGAGAAAAAAATAACTATTAAAGTCATAGAAAAAAGCCTTGATACTTTAGAAATATCTGTTAGAGACAACGGAGCAGGAAGAAGTAAAGAACGTAGGAAAAATCACGTTTCAAGAGCCTTAGAGATTACTAACGATAGAAAGAAACTTATGAAAGATGCCTTCGATTATCATATCATAGACCATCAAGACGAAGAACAGAATCCAACAGGAACAGAAGTTGTCTTTACTCTAAAAATTTGA
- a CDS encoding LytR/AlgR family response regulator transcription factor, with the protein MNIFIVEDNPTISRFLLQVIPTLDPSYNIVGTVDTVKGALEFLRNIQPDLLLLDVELPDGKGFDILQKWNQENQKERFDGSVVFATAHNHYALQAIKHSALDYLVKPINVNELKTALKKAFENTEQLSKQFMNDKIEVLRQNIENVQTYGKDYQNQKIVLSDAEKIYLVAIEDIVRCEAERSYTSFFLKEGKHITISKSIKVIEEMLPESIFYRVHRSHLINLTYFDFLDKKDGGTVYLKDGSTLPIAIRRKDTLIERLRQI; encoded by the coding sequence ATGAATATTTTCATCGTAGAAGACAACCCTACTATAAGCCGATTTTTACTACAAGTGATTCCTACACTAGACCCAAGCTACAACATTGTTGGTACGGTTGATACTGTAAAAGGAGCTTTAGAGTTTTTACGAAATATTCAACCAGATTTACTTCTCTTAGATGTAGAATTGCCTGATGGAAAAGGCTTTGATATTCTTCAAAAATGGAATCAAGAAAATCAAAAAGAACGTTTTGATGGAAGTGTAGTTTTTGCCACAGCACACAATCATTATGCGCTACAAGCCATAAAACATAGTGCTTTAGATTATTTGGTAAAGCCTATCAATGTAAATGAACTAAAAACTGCTCTGAAAAAAGCCTTCGAAAATACAGAACAACTGAGCAAGCAGTTTATGAACGATAAAATAGAAGTACTGAGGCAAAACATAGAAAATGTACAAACCTATGGAAAAGACTATCAGAATCAGAAAATTGTTCTTTCAGATGCAGAGAAAATATATTTGGTAGCGATAGAAGATATTGTTCGATGTGAGGCAGAGCGCAGCTATACTTCTTTCTTTTTAAAGGAAGGCAAACACATTACTATTTCAAAATCTATCAAGGTTATAGAGGAAATGCTCCCTGAGAGTATTTTTTATAGAGTACATCGTTCTCACCTGATCAATCTTACCTACTTCGATTTTTTAGATAAAAAAGATGGAGGTACAGTTTACTTAAAAGACGGAAGTACTCTGCCTATCGCTATCAGAAGAAAAGACACCCTCATAGAACGACTGCGCCAAATATAA